The DNA region CCGGAGGGGGCAAGTGACGAGGGACGAGTACGCGAGTCACAAGGGCGTCGAGGGACAAGGGACGAGGAAGGCAAGGGACGAGGGACAAGTCGGGCGCATGTGGGCGCAATGCGTAGCCGTCGCCCTTGGGCGACGGTCAGGGCCCCCGCGACAAAACGCTCACCGCCGGCCAACTCGCCGCGCGCCGCAGGCGCACATCGGCGAGTCTTCAGGCCGGCGGCTGCAAGCCCAGGCACTGCCGACTCCCGACTCCCGACTCCCGTTCCCTACGGCACACACGTCCCGAGCGCGTTCGCGCCGGCGCTCCAGCGGATGCCGCCGGCATCGGCGTAGTGCGACCACTCGACCGCGAGCGGCGCGTCAGCGAAGCCCGGCGCTGGCTCGATCAGCATCCCGAACCGGGTGCCGAAGGCGGCCGGGAACAGGCTCGGCACGTTGACGTTCTGTCGCGACCCCGCCGGCACGTCGACGTCGGCGATGAGCGGCGTCGTGCCCTCGCGCAGCAGCGTCGCGCGTAGTCGCGTCGGCTGCACGCCGGTGTTGGCCACCAGCACGTACGTGTCGACGCCGGCGCCCCACTCGCCCTCGGCAACGACCCACCGCGCGCAGGTGGATGTCGCACCGAGGCTGGCATGCGCCTCGCGCCACGTCGCCGACGAGCCAGGCCACCACATCGCGCGCTCGGCGACGATCGGTGCCTGCGCCTGCACGATCATGGAGACGGCGGTGGATGCCAGCGAGATCCCGGGCGTCGGGCGCTCGCCGTTGACGAGCACCGTCAGCCGCGAGCGCGCCTGCACGGTGTAGGTGACCGGCGGCGTGGGCCCTGACGGCAGCAGGTAGGTCACCTGCACCGGCACCGGCGACGATCCCGGATTGCCGATCAGCAGGTATTGCTCGAAGGTCGGCCCCGTGTATCCCTCGGCGAAGAACCACGACGTGTCGAGGTCCGATGCGCCGGCGCTCGCGTGACCGGCCTCGAAGGTGCCGGGCACCGACCGGTACATCGCCCGCTCGACGACGATCGGCACGTCGGATTCGAAGACGGCCGAGGACGCGGCACCGGTCGCCGGCGTCTGCGGACCCTTCTCGTCCTCGTTCACCCAAACCGTGAGCCGTGAATGCGGTGCCACGGTGTGCCTGCGCACCAGCGGGGCGAGCGGCGTCTCTCGCAGGTACGTGAGTGTCACGTTCGCCGGGAGGTCGCCCGGGTTCTGCAGCAGGTAGAACAACTGGAACCCGGTGTACGTCGCACCCTCCGCGAAGTACCACTCAGTGGAGGCGCCCGGAAGCCCGTGTTCGGCGTGGCTGCCGCGTCCCGACTCCCACTGCACGAGGCGGTCGACGCCGACGAACACGTCCGACTCGACGACCGTCGCGAAGGCATGCCCCTGCAACTCCGCGATTGCCGCGGTGTCCACCGTGACCTTCTGTTGCGCCGGCACCAACCGCGTGGCCTGCACCACCACGGCGTCGTCGCGCTCGAAGCGCAACTGCACGTGGGCGGCGGTGCTGCTGGCGGGGTTGGCCAGCGCGATGCGGGTGCTGAAGGTGCCCTGCCGCAGGCCTTCGGCGAGCAGGCGCGTCGCGATGCCGCGCGGATGCGTGCCGGCCGTGCGTTCCTGCGCGTTCGTCCGGCCGTCGCCGTCGGGATCGCCGCTGCCGCCGTTGTCGCCGAGGCTGTTGGACGGGTCGAGCCCGAAGTCGCGCTCCCAGTCGTCGGGTAAGCCGTCGCCGTCGCCATCGGCGGGCGCGGCGGCGGGCTGCCATCCGAGCTCGACCACCTCGAAGTCCGAGGCGCGCAACGAGTGCACGGCGGAGACGATGCCGTCCATGTACGGTGTCCAGCGAGGGTCGTTGGTCCCGGTGATGAACATGTCGCTGCCGTTGTCGGCGACGATCAGGCCGTACGTCTTCATCGCCTGGAACATGCGCTGCAGGTGCGCGGGATACGACGAGATGTCCTTGCTGGCCTTGAGCCGCAGCCGCGCGCCCATCGGCAGTGCGCCGGTGGTGCTGCCGGCGCGATGCGACGCGGGCCACACGTAGCCGTTGGTGGCGCGTACCGTGACGCGCAGGGCGTGCCTGATCGGCTCGGTGCCGAACAGCTCGTCGTAGCGGGCCAGGCCCGGCATGATGGCGAGGCCGGCGGCGTCGGCGCTCGTCCAGCCGTCGGGGCGGCGGTCGTTGCGCGTCATGTCGAACACGGCGCCCGATTCGGCCTCCCAGCGGTTGGCCGCGGTGTTCCAGTGCGCGCGATACAGCTCGTAGAGCAGTCGGTTGTCGCGGTCGACGAGAATCAGGTGTCGATCGCCGCCCGGGTCGATGTTGCCCGGTTGGCCTCCCTCGACGTACCCCGGCGTCGTCCTTGCGGCTGGCGGGATCGGATAGCCGGGCGGCCGGCCGGGCGCGCCATCGTCGCTCTCGTCGCCGTAGGCCACCCACGTGACCGGCACCAGCGGCTGGGAGCCGGGCACCGAGACGTAGGGCATGCCGTAGGTGGCCGTCGGGTCGGCGGGGTCGTTGGCGGAGGCGCCCCAATCCGGGTGCACGCGGCGTGTCGTGCCGATCCACGAGATGAACGCGGCGCTGTTGGGGTCGAGCGGCGCCTGGCTCACGTCCACGTTCCACCAGTTGTCGGCAGGGAACAGCGGCAGCGGCTGCGGCAGCGGACCGGCTGGCTGTGCGGGTACCGCACACGGCACGAGCAGCACGCCGGCGAAGGCGAGGGATGCGAGGCGGCGGGAAAGGGGCGGCGACACGATGACGGCACTCCGTCGCTGGGGCTATGGCCCTGCTTGCACGAACCCCGCCACTGGCAATTTGAAATTGGAAATTGGAAATTGTTGGGCCCGCGGCTTCGCCGTCGGGCCTCGGGCTGCCCCGAGCGAGCGAAGGTCGAAGACCAAGCCGCCCGGAATTTCAAATTTCAAATTTCAAATTACAGGTTCGCCACCTCACCACGCCACCACCGACCGCTCCCGGCGTACGTCTGCCGCCCCGCGCAGCTTCCCCGTGGCCGTGTCGACGCCGGCCGCGACGATGCCGGTGGGGTAGGAGGCGACCGGATAGAGCTTGAGCACGTGTCCGCGCGCCTCGAGGGCCGCGCGCGTGGCCTCGGCCACACCCCGCTCGACCTCCAGCACCCCCGGCTCGATCCGGTGCTCGCCGAACGAGCTCTGGATGGACAGCGTGTTGAACCGCGCCGAGTCCACGGCCGCCTGCAGCGGCAGGCCGAAGTCGATGACGTTGACCAGCACCTGCAGGATCTGCTGGTCCTGGCTGTCGCCGCCGGGCGTGCCGATCGCCAGGAACGGCGCCCCGTCCCTGGTGACGATGGTCGGCGTGAGCGTCGTCCGCGGACGCTTGCCGGGCGCGACGATGTTGGGGCTGCCGGGCTCGAGCCGGAACGCCTGCATGCGGTTGCTCATGGGCACGCCCGTGTCGCCTGCCACGAAGGCGCCGCCGAGCAGCCAGCCCGAGGACGGGGTCGCGGAGAACAGGTTGCCGTCCTTGTCGGCCACCTCGATGGCCGTCGTGTCGCCGGATTCTCCGGTGACGCCTACCCGCGTGACGTGGGGGTCGGCGGCATCGGCTGTCGGCGTCGCCTCGAAGGACGACGGATTGCCGGGCCGCTGCTCACGGCTCGCGCGCGCCATGTCGATCAGCGACCGCCGCTGCTGCGCGTAGGCCTTCGACAGCAGGCCAGCCATCGGCACCTTCACGAAATCCGGGTCGCCGTAGAAGCGGTCGCGGTCGGCGTAGGCCAGCTTCATCGCCTCGGTCATCACGTGGATGCTGTCGGCGCTGAGGTGACCCATCGCGCGAAGATCGAAGCCCTCGAGCAGGTTCAGCGTCTGCAGCAGCACCGGGCTCTGGTTCCACGGGCCGGCCTTGTGCACCGTGTACCCGCGGTACGTCACGCTGTAGGGCCGCTCGATCTTCGAGTGATAGCCGGCCAGGTCCGCCTCGGTGATCATCCCGCCGGCGGCGCGCACGGCAGCGCTCAGGCGGCGGGCGAACTCGCCCGTGTAGAACGCGTCGCGGGCCCGGCCGATCGCCTTCTCACGCGGCTCGCCGGCCTTCAGGCTGGCGGCTTCGGCCGCGGCGAGCATGCGCAGGGTGCGGGCGAGGTTCGGCTGCCGGAACATCTCGCCGGCGCGTGTCACGCGTCCGTCGGGGTAGTACGTCCGCATGGTGTCGGCGTACGGCTCGCTCCCCTTGCGCTCGCTGGCCAGGTAGCGGCTGAGGAACTCGTACATCGGGAAGCCGTCGGCGAGCCGGATGGCGGGCGCCAGTACCTCGCCCAGCGACTTCGTGCCGTACCTGGCCAGCGCCAGCGACGCGGCGTCGACCACGGCGGGGATGGTCGCGGCCAGCGGGCCGTTGGCGGGGATGGAGGTCTGGCCGGCGAAGGCCGCCGGCGTCGCGGCCCCGGGCGCCGTGCCCTGCCCGTTGATGACCACCACCTCGCGCGTCGCGGCGTGGTAGATGACCATCGGCGCCTCGCCGCCGAGGCCGAAATGCGAGATCTCCACGACCGCTGCCGCGAAGATCGAGGCGACCCCGGCGTCGATGGCGTTGCCGCCGCCGGCCAGCATTTCCGCGCCCGCCTCGGCCGTGTACGTGCGTCCGGCCGCGACGACGGCGTGGGTGCCGGGGAACTCCGGCCGCAGGGGTTGGGCAGGGGCGGCCGCGGACACGAGGAGCGCGGCGACGGACGCGATGGCGGTCAGGCGCATGGCGCAAGAGTACGCGACGGCGCGGTTCACCGTACGATCAGCAGATCATGCTCGTCCTGTCCCACATCGTGAAGCGGTACGGCGATCGGGTCGCGGTCGACGACCTGTCGCTGGAGGTCCGCCCGGGGGAGATCCTCGGCCTGCTCGGCCCGAACGGCGCCGGCAAGAGCACCACCATGCACGTCGCCACCGGCCTGTTGGCCCCCGATGCCGGCCAGGTGGCCATCGGCACGCACGGCACGCCCAGCGCGCCGGCCGCTCGCCGCCGCCTGGGGCTCGCGCCGCAGAACCTTGCCGTGTACGACCTGCTGAGCGCCGAGGAGAACCTGCAGTTCTTCGGCAAGTTGTACGGCCTCACGGGGCAGGCCCTGCGCACGCGTGTCGACGCGGCGCTGGCGTTCGTCGGCCTGACCGAGCGGCGTCGCGACCTGGTCGGCGGGTACTCGGGCGGCATGAAGCGCCGCCTGAACATCGCGGCGGCGGTGCTGCACGAGCCCGACCTCGTGCTGCTCGACGAGCCGACGGTCGGCGTCGACCCGCAGTCGCGCAACGCCATCTTCGACAGCATCGAGGCGCTGCGCGCGCAGGGCCGCACCCTCGTCTACAGCACGCACTACATGGAGGAGGCGGTGCGCCTCTGCGACCGCATCGCCATCATGGACGCCGGGCGCATGCGGGCGCTCGACACCGTGGCGGGCCTCCTGCGCACGTACGGCGGGCCGCCGCGGCTGCACGCCCGCGTCGCCGGCCGCGACGTCGTCATCGAGACCCGCGACCCGCTCACGGAGCTGAACCGCCTGTCGTCCGAGGGGCAGCTCGAGTCGTTCCGCGTCGAGGAGCCGACGCTGGAGCAGGTCTTCCTCTCGCTCACCGGCCACACGCTGAGGGACTGAGGTCACGCCATGGGAGGCATGCTCGCAATCGCCCTGAAGGACCTGCGCACGTTCTCGCGCCAGCGAATCTCGCTGTTCTTCACGTTCGTCTGGCCGCTCTGCGTGGCCGTGCTGTTCGGCGTCCTGTTCGGTGGATCGAACCGGCCGAGTCCGAAGATTCCGGTGGCGGTCGTCGACGAGGACGGCACCGCTGCCTCGAAGGCCTTCGTCGACAGGCTCGTCGCCCGCGAGTCGTTCGCTGGCGTGCGCGCCACGCGGGCCGAGGCGCTCGAGGCGGTCCGCAAGGGCCAGCGCACGGCGGCCATCGTGCTGCGCCCGGGGTTCGGCGAGGCCTCGACGCGCCTGTTCCACGGCACGCCCCCGCAGGTCGAGGTGTTCACGGACCCGAGCCGGCAGGCCGAGCGCGGCATGCTCGAGGGCCTGCTGATGCAACAGGGCGCCGAGCGCCTCCAGTCGTTGTTCACCGACCCCGCGTCGGCGCGACCGTCGGTGCAGAAGACCCTCGAGGACCTGCGCCGCGACGCGCCCGGGCGGAGCCCCGCGCTCGAGTCGTTCCTCGGCCAGCTCGACACGTTCCTGGCCACCCCCGACGCGCGGCCGGCCGAGCCCGCCGCCGGACAGCCTGCCGGCCCCGGCTGGGAGCCCCTGCGCATCGTGCAGCAGGACATCGCGCGACAGCGCACCGGCCCGAACAACGGCTACGACGTCACGTTCCCGATGGCCGTCCTGTGGGCCGTGTTCGGCTGCGTCATGGCCTTCGGCACGACGTTCGCCTCCGAACGGGTGCGCGGCACGATGGTGCGGTTGCAGGTGTCGCCGATGTCGCGCGGGCAGATCCTGGCGGGCAAGTCGCTCGCCGCCCTGTTCGCCATCGTGATCGTCGAGGTGATGCTGATCGTGCTCGGCGTGGCCGTGTTCGGGCTGCGGCCCTCGTCGTGGGGGCTGATGCTGGTGGCGATGATCTGCACCGGCGCTGCTTTCGTCGGGATCATCCTGTTGCTGGCCTCGATGGCCACCACCGAGCAGGGCATCGGCGGCATGGCGCCGGCGATCATGATGCCGTTGTTCCTGCTCGGCGGCGCGATGGTGCCGCTCATGGTGATGCCGCCCTGGCTGGCCAAGCTCAGCGTCCTGAGTCCCGTCCGCTGGGCCATCCTCGCGCTGGAGGGGGCGATCTGGCGGGATTTCGGCGTCACGGAGATGCTGCTGCCCTGCGCCATCCTGCTGGCGGTCGCCGCCGTGACGTTCATCGTCGGCGCGCGACGCAGTGAGGTGGCATGATGGGCGTCATGTCCATTGCCGAGAAGGGCTACGCCCACCCCGAACGCCTCGTGAGCACCGATTGGGTCGCCGAGCACCTGCAGGACCCGTCCGTGCGCCTTGTCGAGTCCAACGAGGACCCGCTCGTGTACCCCTCGGGGCACATCCCTGGGGCCGTGCAGATCGACTGGACCAACGACCTGAACGACCCGCTGCGGCGCGACTACATCGCCGCCGAGGCTTTTGCGGCGCTCGTCTCCCGCTTCGGGATCACGCCGGAGACGACGGTGGTCTTCTACGGCGACCGCAACAACTGGTGGGCCTGTTACGCGTTCTGGGTCTTCCAGTTGTTCGGCCACGACAACGCCCGGATCCTCGACGGCGGCAGGCTGAAGTGGGAGAAGGAAGGGCGCCCGCTGACGCGCGAGGTGCCCTCCTACGCCCCCTCGACCTACCCGGTGCCGGCGGCCCGCGACGACGCGTCGCACCGCGCGTTCCGTGAGCAGGTGCTGGCCCACAGCGAGGCCGGCGGCCAGCTGGTGGACGTCCGCTCGCCCGACGAGTACACGGGCGCCAAGCTGCACATGCCCGAGTACCCGCAGGAAGGCGCGATGCGCGGCGGGCACATCCCCGGCGCGAAGAGTGTGCCGTGGGCGCGGGCCATCAACCCCGAGGACGGCACCTTCAAGACGGCCGACGAGCTGAAGGCGATCTATCTCGGCGAGAAGCACCTCGACCCGGGCAAGGAGACCATTGCCTACTGCCGGATCGGCGAGCGAAGCAGCCACACGTGGTTCACGCTGAAGTACCTGCTCGGCTTCGGTAACATCCGCAACTACGACGGCAGCTGGACCGAGTGGGGCAACCTGGTGGGCGTGCCGGTGGAGAAGGGGCCGGAGCGTTAGTGACGTTTGACGTTTGACGTTTGGCGTTCACGAACGCCGAACGCTCGAGGCTCAAGTTCCAAGGCTCGGAGACCCCCTCAGTCGCTAGTCAGAATGCTTTCTGAGCCCTGAGCCCTGAGCCGCGCTCGTTTCGAAGGCCGAATGACGAAGGCCGACGCATGACCACTCAAGAGAAGCTCGACGAACTCCACGAGACGCTCGACATGTTCGCCGACCCGGCCGACCGGGCCGAGCTGTTGATCGGGTTCTCGGACAAGTTCACGGAAGTGCCTGCCGACGTGGCGACGCGGCCGTTCCCGAAGAGCCACCAGGTGCCGCAGTGCGAGTCGGAGGTGTACGTGTGGTCGCGAATCAACCCTGATGGCACGCTGCACCTCGACTTCGCCGTCGAGAACCCGAGCGGCATCTCGGCGCGCGCGCTGGCGGTGATTCTCCGGAAGGTCTACAACGGCCAGCCTGCCGGGGACGTCCTCGCGCTCGACACCGGCATCGTCGAGCGCGTGTTCCGCCAGAAC from Luteitalea sp. TBR-22 includes:
- a CDS encoding sulfurtransferase, with product MSIAEKGYAHPERLVSTDWVAEHLQDPSVRLVESNEDPLVYPSGHIPGAVQIDWTNDLNDPLRRDYIAAEAFAALVSRFGITPETTVVFYGDRNNWWACYAFWVFQLFGHDNARILDGGRLKWEKEGRPLTREVPSYAPSTYPVPAARDDASHRAFREQVLAHSEAGGQLVDVRSPDEYTGAKLHMPEYPQEGAMRGGHIPGAKSVPWARAINPEDGTFKTADELKAIYLGEKHLDPGKETIAYCRIGERSSHTWFTLKYLLGFGNIRNYDGSWTEWGNLVGVPVEKGPER
- a CDS encoding gamma-glutamyltransferase family protein: MRLTAIASVAALLVSAAAPAQPLRPEFPGTHAVVAAGRTYTAEAGAEMLAGGGNAIDAGVASIFAAAVVEISHFGLGGEAPMVIYHAATREVVVINGQGTAPGAATPAAFAGQTSIPANGPLAATIPAVVDAASLALARYGTKSLGEVLAPAIRLADGFPMYEFLSRYLASERKGSEPYADTMRTYYPDGRVTRAGEMFRQPNLARTLRMLAAAEAASLKAGEPREKAIGRARDAFYTGEFARRLSAAVRAAGGMITEADLAGYHSKIERPYSVTYRGYTVHKAGPWNQSPVLLQTLNLLEGFDLRAMGHLSADSIHVMTEAMKLAYADRDRFYGDPDFVKVPMAGLLSKAYAQQRRSLIDMARASREQRPGNPSSFEATPTADAADPHVTRVGVTGESGDTTAIEVADKDGNLFSATPSSGWLLGGAFVAGDTGVPMSNRMQAFRLEPGSPNIVAPGKRPRTTLTPTIVTRDGAPFLAIGTPGGDSQDQQILQVLVNVIDFGLPLQAAVDSARFNTLSIQSSFGEHRIEPGVLEVERGVAEATRAALEARGHVLKLYPVASYPTGIVAAGVDTATGKLRGAADVRRERSVVAW
- a CDS encoding ABC transporter ATP-binding protein; translated protein: MLVLSHIVKRYGDRVAVDDLSLEVRPGEILGLLGPNGAGKSTTMHVATGLLAPDAGQVAIGTHGTPSAPAARRRLGLAPQNLAVYDLLSAEENLQFFGKLYGLTGQALRTRVDAALAFVGLTERRRDLVGGYSGGMKRRLNIAAAVLHEPDLVLLDEPTVGVDPQSRNAIFDSIEALRAQGRTLVYSTHYMEEAVRLCDRIAIMDAGRMRALDTVAGLLRTYGGPPRLHARVAGRDVVIETRDPLTELNRLSSEGQLESFRVEEPTLEQVFLSLTGHTLRD
- a CDS encoding ABC transporter permease; its protein translation is MLAIALKDLRTFSRQRISLFFTFVWPLCVAVLFGVLFGGSNRPSPKIPVAVVDEDGTAASKAFVDRLVARESFAGVRATRAEALEAVRKGQRTAAIVLRPGFGEASTRLFHGTPPQVEVFTDPSRQAERGMLEGLLMQQGAERLQSLFTDPASARPSVQKTLEDLRRDAPGRSPALESFLGQLDTFLATPDARPAEPAAGQPAGPGWEPLRIVQQDIARQRTGPNNGYDVTFPMAVLWAVFGCVMAFGTTFASERVRGTMVRLQVSPMSRGQILAGKSLAALFAIVIVEVMLIVLGVAVFGLRPSSWGLMLVAMICTGAAFVGIILLLASMATTEQGIGGMAPAIMMPLFLLGGAMVPLMVMPPWLAKLSVLSPVRWAILALEGAIWRDFGVTEMLLPCAILLAVAAVTFIVGARRSEVA
- a CDS encoding SufE family protein, which produces MTTQEKLDELHETLDMFADPADRAELLIGFSDKFTEVPADVATRPFPKSHQVPQCESEVYVWSRINPDGTLHLDFAVENPSGISARALAVILRKVYNGQPAGDVLALDTGIVERVFRQNISMGKGMGLTSMVLAVQALTRDALKNRQA